A single region of the Globicephala melas chromosome 12, mGloMel1.2, whole genome shotgun sequence genome encodes:
- the LOC115864193 gene encoding SNRPN upstream reading frame protein-like produces the protein MQRARDCLHLRWTTEQHVPEGEVQVKRRSTASLNNQECHLYPRRSQQQQQVPVVDFQAELRQAFLAETPRGG, from the coding sequence ATGCAGCGGGCCAGGGACTGTTTACACCTGAGATGGACCACAGAACAGCACGTACCAGAGGGAGAAGTCCAAGTCAAACGGAGAAGCACAGCCTCACTGAACAACCAGGAGTGCCACCTGTACCCAAGGCGatctcagcagcagcagcaagtcCCTGTGGTGGATTTCCAGGCGGAACTGAGACAGGCATTCTTAGCTGAGACACCAAGAGGTGGTTAA